From Candidatus Paceibacterota bacterium:
TTTTTTGATACCGATGCGCATCCCAATAACCAGTCGTTTTTAGCAGTAGCTAAAGCTTTTCTTCTAGACAATTCTAAAAGAGTTTTTCAACTGCCAGTTTTCCAAGTAAGGAATTTCTGGTCGATTTCTAATTTTTCCCGATTAGCAGCTCTGGGGCAAGCCTTTTCACATCAAACGTTCTTGCCCTATCAATTCTTATATATGCCGTTTGTGGGCGGAACCAATTTGTTTATCGAAAGAAAGCTAGTTTTGGCGGTGAAGGGAATTAACCCACATACGATTACCGATGATTTGGATTTAGGCACACGTATGTATTTGCAGGAAAATGCTTGGCCCTATTATTTGCCCTATCCTTCATCCGAACAAACTCCAGCTACTATAAAGATGTATATAAAACAAAGAAAACGTTGGGGTATGGGGCAGTTGCAAATGATTTCTGATTTGAGCCGCTGGAGCCGTCAACTGCCAGACAACCTTAAAAACGTTCCTAATATAAAGAAAAAAATACACCATCTTTACTGGGCGTATATTTGGCATGGTCCTTTCCAATATCTGTCTTATTTTCTTGTTACTCTGCTCAGTTTAGTGTCTTTAATCTCGCGGGCTACGAATGGGCTGATTTCTCTCTTTTCCATTGGCTATAGATGGTCTTATTTTAGCGCCACTAAAACAGCTTTTGGTTTTATTTATTGGACATTTT
This genomic window contains:
- a CDS encoding glycosyltransferase family 2 protein — its product is MGSSLIPFILSFHFLVPQSPFWRAFLSFSGNAVVYLSGVIFVLLFVRSIMVVIYAYSKYWKTKESLTIETVEKIANERKTKLPFFTIIIPARDESEVVASTIETFLNINYPRNSYEVIVVTDQKETLKAAEGKVTTQTEVKRMQEKYKINQPDFHLWHYDVPYDFDGEIAGECLGHEVASTKGRALNWAVTEYEKEAKQLPAFYVFFDTDAHPNNQSFLAVAKAFLLDNSKRVFQLPVFQVRNFWSISNFSRLAALGQAFSHQTFLPYQFLYMPFVGGTNLFIERKLVLAVKGINPHTITDDLDLGTRMYLQENAWPYYLPYPSSEQTPATIKMYIKQRKRWGMGQLQMISDLSRWSRQLPDNLKNVPNIKKKIHHLYWAYIWHGPFQYLSYFLVTLLSLVSLISRATNGLISLFSIGYRWSYFSATKTAFGFIYWTF